Proteins encoded in a region of the Panthera uncia isolate 11264 chromosome B2 unlocalized genomic scaffold, Puncia_PCG_1.0 HiC_scaffold_24, whole genome shotgun sequence genome:
- the SMIM40 gene encoding small integral membrane protein 40, giving the protein MAEEEGDVAEEDVFLAFARRPCPPRGPLRRALDKAFFIFLVLFLMLLTLEAVYKLLWLLPWAKFGDWLLRTAQKEEELEL; this is encoded by the coding sequence ATGGCGGAGGAGGAAGGCGATGTGGCTGAGGAGGATGTGTTCCTGGCGTTTGCCAGGCGTCCTTGTCCTCCCAGAGGTCCCCTGCGTCGGGCCTTGGACAAGGCCTTCTTTATCTTCCTGGTCCTCTTCCTGATGCTACTGACGCTGGAGGCTGTTTATAAGCTGCTGTGGCTGCTACCGTGGGCAAAGTTTGGGGACTGGCTCCTGAGAACAGctcagaaggaggaggagctggaatTGTGA